The proteins below are encoded in one region of Candidatus Omnitrophota bacterium:
- the pstA gene encoding phosphate ABC transporter permease PstA has product MKAKQIQENLGFNFLRLSICVVICALIIILYDIVSKGIGVINWKFLTSMPKNGMTEGGILPAIVGTILVTLITALLAIPLGMGCAVYLNEYAADSKLTRLIRMAIRNLSGVPSIVYGLFGVILFVQMMRLGTCVLSSGLTLGLMTLPWTITASEEALKNVPNSYRQGALALGATKWQSIKTNVLPYAVPGMLTGTILGLSRAAGETAPILFTGAAFFLPRLPGSLFDQFMALPYHLYVMSTQHHAISKVRPIAYGTALVLIALVFAMNLCAVIIRYRLRKARTE; this is encoded by the coding sequence ATGAAGGCAAAACAGATTCAGGAAAATTTGGGTTTTAATTTTCTCAGGTTGTCCATATGCGTCGTCATATGCGCGTTGATAATCATCCTGTACGATATCGTAAGCAAAGGGATTGGCGTAATAAACTGGAAGTTTCTGACTTCCATGCCGAAGAACGGTATGACCGAAGGAGGCATACTTCCTGCCATAGTCGGCACTATTTTGGTTACGCTCATTACGGCGTTACTGGCAATTCCTTTAGGGATGGGGTGCGCAGTTTATTTGAATGAGTATGCCGCCGACAGCAAACTTACGCGGCTGATCCGTATGGCTATCCGTAATTTATCCGGCGTGCCGTCGATAGTGTACGGATTATTCGGCGTAATTTTATTCGTCCAGATGATGAGGCTGGGTACATGTGTCTTATCCTCCGGGCTAACCCTCGGGCTCATGACTTTGCCATGGACCATTACTGCGAGCGAAGAGGCGCTGAAGAATGTGCCGAATTCGTACAGGCAGGGGGCTTTAGCGCTGGGCGCAACCAAGTGGCAGTCGATAAAAACGAATGTATTGCCGTACGCAGTCCCCGGTATGCTTACAGGCACGATACTCGGCCTCTCCCGCGCCGCCGGGGAGACGGCGCCGATCCTTTTCACGGGCGCCGCGTTCTTTTTACCGCGCCTTCCGGGATCGCTTTTTGACCAATTTATGGCCCTGCCATATCATCTATATGTCATGTCCACACAACACCATGCCATATCAAAGGTAAGGCCCATCGCGTATGGGACGGCGCTGGTATTGATCGCGCTCGTATTTGCCATGAACCTGTGTGCTGTGATCATAAGATATCGTTTAAGAAAAGCCAGGACGGAGTGA